A window from Telopea speciosissima isolate NSW1024214 ecotype Mountain lineage chromosome 8, Tspe_v1, whole genome shotgun sequence encodes these proteins:
- the LOC122671350 gene encoding V-type proton ATPase subunit d2 has protein sequence MYGFEALTFNVHSGYLEAIVRGHRSGLLTAADYNNLCQCETLDDIKMHLSATEYGPYLQNEPSPLHTTTIVEKCTLKLVDEYKHMLCQATEPLSTFLEYITYGHMIDNVVLIVTGTLHERDVQELLEKCHPLGMFDSIATLAVAQNMRELYRLVLVDTPLAPYFSECITSEDLDDMNIEIMRNTLYKAYLEDFYRFCQKLGGATAEIMSDLLAFEADRRAVNITINSIGTELTRDDRRKLYSSFGLLYPYGHEELAVCEDIDQVRAVMEKYPPYQSIFAKMSYGESQMLDKAFYEEEVKRLCLAFEQQFHYAVFFAYMRLREQEIRNLMWISECVAQNQKSRVHDSVVFIF, from the exons ATGTACGGATTCGAAGCTCTAACTTTCAACGTTCATAGCGGATATCTTGAAGCCATTGTCCGAGGTCATAGATCTGGCCTTCTCACAGCTGCCGATTATAACAACCTCTGCCAATGTGAAACCCTAGACGACATCAAGATGCATCTCTCCGCCACTGAGTACGGTCCATATCTGCAGAATG AGCCTTCACCACTGCATACAACTACTATTGTGGAGAAATGCACTCTTAAATTGGTTGATGAGTACAAGCACATGTTGTGCCAAGCCACTGAGCCACTTTCAACCTTCCTGGAATATATCAC GTATGGTCACATGATTGACAATGTTGTCCTTATTGTTACTGGTACCTTGCATGAGAGAGACGTTCAGGAACTATTAGAGAAATGCCATCCTTTGGGTATGTTTGATAG TATTGCTACACTTGCAGTTGCTCAGAATATGCGCGAGCTTTACAGATTGGTGCTTGTTGACACACCATTGGCTCCATACTTCTCTGAATGCATTACATCTGAG GACTTGGATGACATGAATATTGAAATTATGAGGAACACACTTTACAAGGCATATCTTGAGGACTTCTACAGGTTTTGTCAA AAACTTGGAGGTGCTACTGCTGAGATCATGTCCGACCTCCTAGCTTTTGAAGCTGACCGACGAGCTGTCAATATTACAATCAACAG TATCGGCACTGAGCTGACACGAGATGACCGCAGGAAGCTTTACTCTAGCTTTGGTCTACT CTACCCCTATGGCCATGAGGAACTTGCTGTATGTGAGGACATTGACCAG GTTCGTGCTGTCATGGAGAAATACCCCCCTTATCAGTCTATATTTGCTAAAATGTCTTATGGGGAGAGCCAGATGCTAGATAAGGCCTTCTATGAGGAAGAGGTGAAAAGGCTCTGCTTAGCATTTGAACAACAG TTCCACTATGCTGTTTTCTTTGCGTACATGAGGTTGCGGGAGCAGGAGATCAGGAATCTGATGTGGATCTCTGAATGTGTGGCTCAAAACCAGAAGTCTAGAGTTCACGACAGCGTTGTGTTCATATTTTAG